In Fodinibius saliphilus, a genomic segment contains:
- a CDS encoding FAD-dependent oxidoreductase, protein MMDEKFDCIIVGAGIAGLAAAMTLARNNMKFLLIEKGEFAGSKNVSGGVLWGHDLAKLVPEYWEEEDGGWERFINHRRLTFMDDQSTFSVDFKSSHFNEPPYSGVVVLRSKFDRWLAGKVQEEIDKSDYAMESFIATNIKVDEILMEDDKAVGIRTGEEEFHANSVIISEGVNNLLTRQVGLQDDYVPADHMLTGIKEVIRFDQKVLEDRFQLNGLSGMSNEFVGYATDGVEGGGFLYTNRDTISLGLVAGIKDMREKQKSPQDILNTFKSHPVIQDTIKGGEVVEYSAHVVSSGDKRVMPKELYKDGVLLCGEAANLLMNAGKAIQGMDYAMRSGILGAETIVKAKERDDYSSKTLKEYKQALAKSYVMKDINNFQDAVHMLHNPKMFKDVPNLICDFGRKFFTIDNEPTKKSRKMMAESIKEHSSYWDLIKIGLKGAKSL, encoded by the coding sequence TGCAATGACGCTGGCTCGCAATAACATGAAGTTTCTACTTATCGAAAAAGGTGAATTTGCCGGTTCTAAAAACGTCTCGGGGGGCGTACTCTGGGGACATGATCTGGCAAAGCTCGTTCCTGAATACTGGGAAGAGGAAGATGGAGGCTGGGAACGCTTTATCAATCACCGGCGCCTTACCTTTATGGATGATCAATCAACTTTTTCAGTCGATTTTAAATCATCTCATTTTAATGAACCGCCCTATTCCGGCGTTGTAGTACTGCGCTCTAAATTTGATCGCTGGCTTGCCGGTAAGGTTCAGGAAGAGATTGATAAGAGCGACTATGCCATGGAGTCGTTCATCGCCACTAATATTAAGGTGGATGAGATTCTGATGGAAGATGATAAAGCGGTTGGCATTCGTACCGGCGAAGAAGAATTTCATGCCAATAGTGTTATTATTTCTGAAGGAGTCAATAATCTTCTTACGCGTCAGGTTGGCCTGCAGGATGATTATGTGCCGGCCGACCATATGCTGACGGGCATCAAGGAAGTAATCCGCTTTGACCAAAAAGTACTGGAAGATCGTTTCCAGCTAAATGGGCTCAGTGGCATGTCAAATGAATTTGTCGGCTATGCCACTGACGGTGTTGAAGGCGGAGGGTTCCTCTACACTAACCGCGATACTATCTCTCTTGGATTGGTTGCAGGCATTAAAGACATGCGTGAGAAGCAAAAGAGTCCACAGGATATTCTCAACACTTTTAAAAGCCATCCGGTTATTCAAGATACTATCAAAGGCGGCGAAGTTGTTGAATATTCTGCTCACGTGGTTTCTTCTGGCGATAAACGCGTAATGCCTAAAGAGCTTTATAAAGATGGGGTCTTACTTTGTGGGGAGGCAGCAAACCTGCTTATGAATGCAGGAAAAGCGATACAGGGAATGGATTATGCCATGCGCTCAGGAATTCTGGGAGCTGAAACCATCGTTAAAGCTAAGGAACGAGACGATTATAGCAGTAAAACACTCAAAGAGTATAAACAAGCACTGGCCAAAAGCTATGTGATGAAAGATATCAATAATTTTCAGGATGCCGTACATATGTTGCACAATCCCAAGATGTTTAAGGATGTACCGAACCTGATTTGTGACTTCGGACGCAAGTTCTTTACCATTGACAATGAGCCTACTAAGAAGTCGCGTAAAATGATGGCCGAATCTATCAAGGAACACTCTTCGTACTGGGATCTGATTAAAATAGGACTTAAAGGAGCAAAATCATTATGA
- a CDS encoding ferredoxin family protein, translated as MKLLDLPKRLGLVSYRNQAKSEIKPHIEVDTDICNSTCPHKCTTYVCPANCYTMDDNGQVHFQVEDCIECGTCMYACDQGAVDWNYPDPEIGRGVTWNFG; from the coding sequence ATGAAATTACTCGATCTACCAAAACGCCTGGGCTTAGTCAGTTATCGAAACCAAGCTAAATCAGAAATCAAGCCTCATATTGAGGTTGATACGGATATCTGCAACTCTACCTGCCCCCATAAGTGTACTACCTATGTATGTCCGGCTAACTGCTATACGATGGATGATAATGGGCAAGTGCATTTCCAGGTGGAAGACTGCATCGAATGCGGCACCTGCATGTATGCTTGTGACCAAGGTGCAGTAGACTGGAACTATCCGGATCCGGAAATTGGCCGGGGCGTCACTTGGAACTTTGGATAA
- a CDS encoding carboxypeptidase-like regulatory domain-containing protein yields MYLFKKKILFSALMLVLGVGLISNQATAQEKENGKLYGKVVDQATNQALSGVEVMLQGADTKATTGDKGMYAFKSLEAGSYTVVVEADGYQKWEMEVNVTAEGKQLMIELKPQQNE; encoded by the coding sequence ATGTATTTATTCAAGAAAAAAATTCTCTTTTCAGCGCTTATGCTTGTTTTAGGAGTAGGGTTGATTAGCAATCAAGCTACAGCTCAGGAAAAGGAGAATGGCAAACTATATGGTAAGGTCGTAGATCAAGCTACAAACCAGGCACTTTCTGGTGTTGAAGTAATGTTACAAGGAGCCGATACAAAAGCTACTACGGGAGATAAAGGCATGTATGCTTTTAAATCTTTAGAAGCTGGTTCTTACACTGTTGTTGTAGAAGCTGACGGATATCAAAAATGGGAGATGGAAGTGAATGTGACAGCAGAAGGAAAACAGCTGATGATTGAGCTTAAACCACAACAAAATGAGTAA